A DNA window from Drosophila pseudoobscura strain MV-25-SWS-2005 chromosome 2, UCI_Dpse_MV25, whole genome shotgun sequence contains the following coding sequences:
- the LOC6897966 gene encoding uncharacterized protein: MYVKFKLESEGNSTLPLLLPIDDDATVYELKLLLEPSIGIPADLQQIYSLGKTIGDQCKLSAVLDHQVAEINGTAVSLYKMKEFVCFLQFQCYNQKKGEPETRNLTIEKEKRARLSKENLDLHRVRLVCDPVNTAIVPETEKATCSSGCIRIEPHGSHITQPGVAEDTTGVKDTAETVVACSAKKRLSEDDELIYAGVMPEKRKFVLVINETDSTSGFDSLMDHFHGLFDKFEDSDTLQFSESDSVNVFGNNLMIISEDKKTCEWIANGTSTIYPRYKCFSIIEFFGLIKCSFILPIIGKDKELGTIFKLFEQQNVGIVTDKWIVTDRTMLDPKSDDFAEKAASIILDNQEVVLYVDRGSKTSIAEQGFKLKYCFWRLQFTFF; this comes from the exons atgtacgTAAAATTTAAGTTGGAGTCTGAGGGAAACTCAACG CTGCCGCTACTTTTGCCAATAGATGATGATGCGACAGTTTATGAGCTGAAGCTGCTACTGGAACCGTCCATAGGCATCCCAGCAGATCTGCAGCAGATTTACTCGCTTGGAAAAACCATTGGCGACCAATGCAAGTTGTCTGCAGTCCTGGATCATCAAGTGGCTGAAATCAACGGGACGGCTGTCTCGCTGTACAAAATGAAGGAATTCGTCTGCTTTCTGCAATTCCAGTGCTACAATCAGAAGAAAGGAGAACCGGAGACTAGAAATTTGACCatagagaaagaaaaaag GGCGCGTCTTTCCAAGGAGAATTTGGACTTGCATCGTGTGCGACTCGTATGCGATCCAGTAAATACGGCAATTGtaccagagacagagaaagctACATGTTCTTCTGGGTGTATTAGAATCGAGCCTCACGGGTCTCATATCACCCAACCTGGAGTTGCTGAGGACACCACAGGTGTGAAGGATACAGCCGAAACAGTAGTTGCATGTAGCGCAAAAAAAAGACTGAGCGAAGATGACGAACTTATATATGCCGGTGTAATGCCAGAAAAGCGTAAATTTGTTTTGGTGATCAATGAAACCGACTCAACGTCTGGATTCGACTCTCTTATGGACCATTTTCATGGGCTCTTTGACAAATTCGAGGACAGCGATACCCTCCAGTTCAGCGAGAGCGACTCTGTAAATGTATTTGGTAATAATTTAATGATTATATCTGAGGATAAGAAAACCTGTGAGTGGATAGCCAATGGTACAAGCACCATTTATCCCCGTTACAAATGCTTCAGCATTATCGAGTTTTTTGGCTTGATAAAGTGCTCTTTTATACTGCCCATCATTGGAAAGGACAAGGAATTGGGCACTATTTTCAAACTTTTCGAGCAGCAGAACGTTGGAATAGTGACGGATAAGTGGATTGTGACGGATCGAactatgttagatcccaagagCGACGATTTTGCCGAAAAAGCAGCTTCAATCATATTGGATAACCAGGAAGTTGTGCTCTACGTTGATCGTGGGAGCAAAACATCTATTGCCGAGCAGGGCTTCAAGCTTAAATACTGCTTTTGGCGCCTACAATTTACATTCttttaa
- the cdm gene encoding importin-13, whose amino-acid sequence MERINLENIDIARLEEAVVVFYRSNSHEQAITHEWLTEAEGSPQAWQFSWQLMQLGKSQEVQFFGAITLHAKLMKHWNEVPPENREELKQKILEKIVQFAGGPKIVLNRLCIALGAYIVHMLDEWPNAIEEVIDTFQNQRIPNVKPDVQLWIMLEVLTAIPEEAQVIHTSVKRVTLRAEVGKRVPVILQTMEAYLRQQMNRVWDAEAYSNMIRAVKCVGTWIKNIGYSLEACVTITAVLLEVVNKCYWPAVQTGDGCMSADENELAENCLKSMVNIMIQPESHSYPKTAFVLLRMYLDSLCEITKMEWKRDNDNEDIIVHIYMLFVSAVERHSSLLLSGVISPDPILPITVNRMVQEILHCTDKPGIYPVEESCSTMALAFWYMLQDEVFAMTNEEHKRRCWEYIKPLYAHLTSILVRKSEQPDEKSLDRWSSDDLECFRCYRQDISDTFMYCYDVLHDYILVILSAMLDEAIADMQRHPTHWTKLEACIYSFQSVAEHFTNDTSRQIPNLMRVLNEIPYEKMNVKLLGTALETIGSYCNWLMENPTYIPAAIDLLVRGLNSSMSAQATLGLKELCRDCQLQLKPYAEPLLNACHASLNAGRMKNSDSVRLMFSIGKLMSLLPPDGIPKYLDIIVSPCFEELQAICQSDGKTPTARIRTIFRLNMISTLFSSLNTDLSEEDKEIQIVQPVLLVMQRTMPIFRRIAEMWVEELDVLEAACSAMKHAIMNLRSSFRPMLQDLCYFIVASFQTRCCAPTLEISKTTIVMFYREEGCKPYMQELLREFIKHSFKLFENTPQQNFSNISDTMEAFFGCLAQIVKKIPQALEDKTLAYDRLVYYGQRCMTLPESGAIRCGIQFMTHFTIQSRNHEHITEVVLKTGEQTVYFIMMCVGYLTPRSQVDKFADIILAFNKKYPAELAIWLKTVMSVPHFPTPLLNDAEKSRYVSLIIKEKVNKRLLQQHLSEMAIKLRGLTEKFQ is encoded by the exons ATGGAACGAATCAATTTGGAAAACATTGATATTGCACGTCTGGAGGAGGCTGTTGTCGTATTCTATCGCTCAAACTCCCATGAGCAGGCAATTACGCACGAATGGCTTACGGAGGCCGAGGGCAGCCCGCAAGCCTGGCAATTTTCATGGCAGCTAATGCAACTGGGCAAG AGCCAAGAGGTGCAGTTTTTTGGCGCAATCACCCTGCACGCCAAGCTGATGAAGCACTGGAATGAAGTGCCGCCGGAGAATCGCGAGGAGCTCAAGCAAAAGATTCTCGAGAAAATTGTCCAATTTGCTGGCGGACCAAAGATTGTCCTCAATCGCCTGTGCATTGCACTGGGCGCATATATTGTCCACATGCTCGATGAGTGGCCCAATGCCATTGAGGAGGTGATTGATACCTTTCAGAACCAGCGCATACCCAATGTCAAGCCCGACGTCCAGCTCTGGATTATGCTGGAGGTGCTGACGGCCATACCAGAGGAGGCGCAGGTTATACACACCTCAGTGAAGCGGGTCACGTTGCGAGCGGAAGTCGGCAAGCGGGTTCCGGTCATTCTGCAGACGATGGAGGCATATCTGAGGCAGCAGATGAACCGCGTGTGGGATGCAGAGGCCTACAGCAACATGATACGAGCTGTCAAGTGCGTTGGCACTTGGATCAA GAATATTGGCTACTCCCTGGAGGCTTGCGTGACCATTACGGCTGTCCTTTTGGAGGTGGTCAACAAGTGCTACTGGCCCGCCGTTCAAACTGGCGATGGCTGCATGTCCGCCGATGAGAATGAGCTGGCCGAGAACTGTCTCAAGTCCATGGTGAACATCATGATCCAGCCGGAGAGCCACAGCTATCCGAAGACGGCATTTGTTCTGCTGCGAATGTATCTGGACTCGCTCTGTGAGATCACAAAAATGGAGTGGAAGCGGGATAATGACAACGAGGACATCATCGTCCACATTTACATGCTGTTTGTGTCCGCCGTGGAGCGCCActcctcgctgctgctgagcgGCGTCATCTCGCCGGATCCGATTCTACCGATTACAGTGAATCGCATGGTGCAGGAGATTTTACACTGCACGGACAAGCCGGGCATCTATCCGGTTGAGGAATCCTGCAGCACCATGGCCCTGGCCTTCTGGTATATGCTGCAGGACGAGGTCTTCGCCATGACAAACGAGGAACACAAGCGCCGATGCTGGGAGTACATAAAGCCGCTGTACGCACACTTGACCAGCATTCTGGTGAGGAAATCGGAGCAGCCCGATGAGAAATCACTGGACAGATGGAGCTCTGATGATCTGGAATGTTTTCGATGCTATAGACAGGATATATCCGATACCTTT ATGTACTGCTATGATGTCTTGCACGATTACATATTGGTGATTTTGTCGGCGATGTTGGACGAGGCCATAGCCGATATGCAACGCCATCCGACGCACTGGACCAAACTGGAGGCCTGCATCTATTCGTTTCAATCGGTGGCCGAGCACTTTACCAACGACACTTCGAGACAAATTCCAAATTTGATGCGTGTCCTGAACGAGATACCATACGAGAAAATGAACGTTAAGCTGCTGGGCACGGCCCTGGAGACAATTGGTTCCTATTGCAATTGGTTAATGGAGAATCCCACCTATATACCGGCGGCCATAGATCTGCTGGTGCGCGGCCTCAACTCGTCCATGTCGGCCCAGGCCACGCTCGGTCTGAAGGAGCTGTGTCGCGACTGTCAGCTGCAATTGAAGCCATACGCCGAGCCGCTGCTCAATGCGTGCCATGCGTCGCTCAACGCTGGGCGCATGAAGAACTCGGACTCGGTGCGGCTGATGTTTAGCATTGGCAAATTGATGAGCCTCTTGCCGCCCGATGGTATACCCAAGTACTTGGACATAATAGTCAGTCCATGCTTTGAGGAGTTGCAGGCCATTTGCCAATCTGATGGA AAAACTCCCACGGCACGGATTCGCACAATTTTCCGTCTCAACATGATCTCCACTCTGTTTTCTTCATTGAATACCGATTTGAGTGAAGAGGACAAGGAAATACAGATTGTCCAGCCCGTTTTGTTGGTCATGCAAAGAACAATGCCAATTTTTAGGCGCATTGCCGAGATGTGGGTGGAGGAGCTAGATGTCTTAGAG GCCGCCTGTAGCGCCATGAAGCATGCCATAATGAACCTAAGAAGCAGCTTCCGGCCCATGCTGCAGGATCTGTGCTACTTTATTGTGGCCAGCTTCCAGACACGCTGCTGTGCACCAACGCTAGAGATATCCAAGACA ACTATTGTCATGTTTTACAGGGAAGAGGGCTGTAAGCCCTATATGCAAGAACTTCTGCGGGAGTTTATCAAGCACAGCTTCAAGCTATTTGAGAACACGCCACAGCAGAACTTCTCGAATATATCGGACACCATGGAGGCCTTCTTTGGCTGCCTGGCTCAGattgtgaagaaaataccTCAGGCATTGGAAGACAAGACACTGGCCTACGATCGCCTCGTCTACTACGGCCAGCGTTGCATGACGCTGCCCGAAAGCGGTGCCATACGCTGCGGCATACAGTTCATGACACACTTTACGATTCAGTCGCGCAACCACGAACACATCACCGAGGTCGTGTTGAAAACTGGCGAACAGACCGTGTACTTCATAATGATGTGCGTGGGATATTTGACGCCACGCTCGCAGGTGGACAAGTTTGCCGATATCATATTGGCCTTTAACAAAAAGTATCCTGCTGAGCTGGCCATCTGGCTAAAGACCGTGATGTCCGTCCCCCATTTCCCCACACCGCTATTAAACGATGCAGAAAAGTCGCGATATGTTTCTTTGATTATCAA GGAAAAGGTGAACAAGCGGCTGCTGCAACAGCATCTGTCGGAGATGGCCATCAAGTTGCGCGGACTCACCGAAAAGTTTCAGTAA